CACGACGGGTCAATTGCCAGCGCAAACGACATTATGCCTGGCTGGACTGGCATGCCCGTAGCAGCACGCTTGCGCTATGCCTTTGGGCTACCCGCATCGGTTATGGGTGATGTGCAGGCTCATGCGCTCGGCGAGGCGCGGTGGGGTGCCGCACGGGGAGTATCCAGTTGTTTGCTTGTTGCTCCAGGTACCGGCTTAGGTGGCGCGTTAGTTATTGCCGGACGCGTCTTACGTGGTGCACACGGGATTGCAGGACACATTGGCCATACTCTTCATCCTGCGGCACGTGATATGGAATGCCAATGCGGCCGGTTTGCTCATATTGAATCTATCGCTTCTGGTCAGGGCATTGGTGCTTTATATCAGGGGGTTTCAGCGGCGGATCCATCATTTGATGAAGCGCGCGGCGGTGCGTGGGTATCAGCACAGGCCCAAGCAGGAGATACGCGTGCACTACAGGTACTGCACGATGCCGGATTTGCCCTTGGTGAATCGATTGCCTCGTGGGTTAATATTCTCGATCCCGAATTGGTTATTCTGGCAGGATCGGTCTGTCGAGCAGGTGCTCCTTGGCGTGAAGCCTTGAGTGCGGGGTATCAATCGCAGGCACTCGACCCGGTAGCACAAACTCGTATTGTCGATGCCGCTCTTGGTGGCGAAGCACCGCTTATCGGCGCTGCTGAAGACTTGCTTGATTCCCTTGAGTTAACGGGCTTATAGCGCTGGTTTATAGTTGCTCAGTGGGTGATGGGTTTAGAAACCCTGCGGAAGGAGAACACACACACATGGTTGATCCTCTGATTGAACAGCTTAAAGGGTCCTTGGTGGTAAGTTGTCAGGCCTACCC
This genomic interval from Cryptobacterium curtum DSM 15641 contains the following:
- a CDS encoding ROK family protein, which translates into the protein MEAVEERRFLNPRVHRSYRAVGVDVGGTKIACAIVSFEGLQPPVLSYHKEVPTEAALGGEHVMGTIIGVVRACLDEARVQEGDSFMDGVFGIGVGTAGCPDPHDGSIASANDIMPGWTGMPVAARLRYAFGLPASVMGDVQAHALGEARWGAARGVSSCLLVAPGTGLGGALVIAGRVLRGAHGIAGHIGHTLHPAARDMECQCGRFAHIESIASGQGIGALYQGVSAADPSFDEARGGAWVSAQAQAGDTRALQVLHDAGFALGESIASWVNILDPELVILAGSVCRAGAPWREALSAGYQSQALDPVAQTRIVDAALGGEAPLIGAAEDLLDSLELTGL